The genomic interval TGTTTAAAGATTCTCATACCAGTCTAGCCTACTTCATGGGAGCATGACAAGGAACACACATGCAGCTCCTGGTACAGCAAGATCACAAGAACCTGCAACACATCCATTCAAATAGGTTGTTGTATTTGGGGACAATTTGaactataaaaatatatatatatccatctcATGTTTGGAAAATAATATGCCATTGTCTGATCATATCTGATGTAGGGTAGCAGTGATGTTGGACTATGGGTGTGTTTTCATTCTACCAACATTTTAAGATAAGATCAACTTTTTTATTTGGCATGAGTGATAGCACTTAGGGTGTGGTGCCTCCACCCAAATAAAAAGGATACAGTATTGACTTTAGCGAGTCGGCTACTtgtacagagcagacagaggtgATGTTTCGAGAGAAACACCACCCTCTAGTGTTATTAAAGGAAAACTGAAGGAATCCAACACGAGAGAACCCTCTCACCCCCAACTGAGCACCCCATAGCCTACTAACTACACTACCCTAATCATAACGCGTTTAATTCTGAAGGCATGGTTAATCCTGCTTAAATTAGTGCAGGTTGTCATGGTCACCCTGAACAACTTGATTAATTTGCTCAATGTGGCCATTCAGATTGTCAACCATACAACTTTTTGATGCAACACAGCTGCCAAATGTCTGTCTGTAAAGGCATCCTATTCCCATACGGTACACacattttgaccagaacccataaTCCCTATACAgtcatataataatatatatattttttttttttcatatagcgcttttcattacaAGTAGAATTTTAAAGTTGCTTTCATTTGATGCAAAacgcatcatcatgatgatgtggcaagtgacactgcttcttgaaagtccaatatcttgacaATTTGACAGccgacatgcaaaacatttgggGTCTGTATTAACAGTGGACTATAATGAATAAAATACAGAAAGATAGTTTTATAtagcactacagtatatagggaattgggtgccagtTTGGACGCAGACCAGCCTAGATTCGTTTTCATCCAAATACTTGTAGGTTACGAGTTGTACTGGTTTCCCTGAAACCTCTTGATTAAAGTGGTGAATGAGTTGACCCTTTCTCCCAGTGTCAGTTCGCTGAGTTCCATTGGTTTGCTGTAGAGATGGAAGGGTTGGGTTTCTCTCTCCTGGTAACTAAAGCAGGATGTGTGTCCCCTGCCGAGTCATTAGCTAGTATGTATGGGTTGcatcccaatggcaccctattccctataaagcaCACTACTaagcacactacttttgaccagagccctatggaccttgGTCAAaagcactttatagggaataggatgccatttgggacatagtcaTTGCcatatggagagagaggaccGAGGGCTCTGATGTGAACACAACAGAGTGAGCagcacatctcctctctctctgaacccTAACGCCACAGGTAAGACTGATACTGTTTAATAGGAGGGAATTCAAATGAATATAGGCCTAACCGGTATTAAACATAACCAGTTGATAGAGACCTAACCTGTATTGAACATATACATTTAGATTAATTCGGATTATGTTAAAACATTTGTGGGAAAAAATGAATATTTGTTTTCCGGTCAATATAGAAGACCTTGTTTTTTTCTCCATTTTGACCATCTACTTCTTACTGTTGGTTTCAAAATTCCATTGACTGTGTTTAGAATTGTATTGATTCAAGAGTTGTAGCCAACGTTCTAAAATGCCTAGTATCTGATTTTAGTGAACACAATCAATCGCTATAGCTACTGTCCTTATGCTGAAACAACATCTCTTAGATAGCAGGGTTGAGGGTGGTAGACAGGCAACACAATGTAGCATATTTTCTGCAGCCGACGCCTCCAGGATGGCCGGATCCGGGGCGGCTCTGAGACTGCATGAGTTCAAGGAGTACCAGGAAAGACGGGACTCTGGCTCATTTAAAAGACAACCCGAAGCAACACTgaggtgagagaaagacagacaggttttactgtttttcaacaagacattGTACAACTGGTAGCAATAAGCTGAATTGCTTTGAGATGTAGAAACAATACAGCCCCAAATTGTATAGAAAAACATTTATATTCATTTGAATTTACATTCAATATTTGATACAACTTCTAACAAGTAGGCTTTTTTAAAAAGCTGTTCATAAGGGTACCTGCATGGAAGTGTGTGAAGGAAGTAGTAACTAACTCTCACTATGATACTGTAGTTATGAGGAAGTTATGTCCACTTGAAAACACCTACTGTGTGCTGATGCTGCTAGCTACCGCACTGTATTTAGTTCAGAGGTTTCTTCCCTGTTGAGTCATGAGCTGAATATCTGGCGTTGTGTGCATATGCACATGTTGACATTGACCTTAACTTGCTACCTTACATGCAATATGTAGGCCTATGCATCCAATTTGCATGTATAAATATGGTCTTTGACCTTAACTCTGCTCTTAGTAATTCTTACTTTTACTCTTACTCTGAAATAAACTCTAGTCATTGTAATTGCAGAGTACCACGTCAGGGGAAGGATGTGCGAGGTCTGTACCCTGGTCAGCTGGGTAGAATCCACGTTGTTCACTCGCAGGATCACAGGTAGAATCATGCAGTCAACTCATGCAGTCAATTAAAATCACACTGCGGTATTTACGTAGTAGCTCTTTCAGTAGCTCTTTTACCCATGGTCACATAGATTGtggtccctacatagtgcactacttttgaccagggcccaataagggaaagggtgccatttgggacaggacTATTAACGCAGACTGTTAGTGGGTAGTGGTACTCTATGGACATCTACAACTAGCCTACTACCAGGTAGACTCTCCTCGCAGATATGCGTTCATCACTTTTCAGAATAACAAGTGTGTGGGCTCGGGGGTTAGGTTTATAAACAAAGACACTGTAAAGATTTCCGTTAAATATTTGATTGAAATCCAGACACGGTATCATTTGGGACTGAAGGGCTCTATCGTGTTAATTTGTCTGttcatatgttttgatttgttctCGACTGTGTAGCTACATAATAAACTGTACAAGTAATGTGTcctactacatacagtatatagaagGAACTTGAATGTATaggatctacagtgccttcagaaagtattcataccctttgacttattccacattttattgtgttgcagccttaattcaaaatggattacagatatatatttttctcacccatctacacacaatgacaaagtgaaaacactgTGTGTTTTAAATACTGaaacatctcatttacataagtagaatcacctttgacagcggttacagctgtgagtctttctgggtatgtctctaagaGTTTTACACACCTCGATTGTACCATACtttttacattattattttttaaatccttcaagctctgtcaagttggttgttgatcattgctagacagccattttcaagtcttgccatagattttaaagccgatttatgtcaaaactgtaactagacactcaggaatattcaatgtcgtcttggtaagcaactccagtgtatatctggccttgtgttttaggttattgtcctgctgaaaggtgaatgtgtctcccagtgtctgttggaaagcagactgaaccaggttttcctcaaggatcttgcctgtgcttagctctattccatttctttttatcctaaaatacTCCcaagtccttgctgatgacaagcatacacataacatgatgcagccaccaccatggttgaaaatatgaagagtggttctcagtgatgtgctgtgttggatttgccccaaacataacactttgtattcaggacaaaaagtgaatttctttgccaaTGTTTTTTCAATTTtatagtgccttattgcaaacaggatgcatgtttttgaatatttgtattctgtacaggcttccttcttttcactctgtcatttaggttagtattgtggagtaactgcaatgctgttgatccatcctcagttcttctttcttctatcacagccattaaactctaactgttttaaagtcaccattggcctcatggtgaaatccctgagcggtttccttccgctccggcaactgagataggaaggatgcctgtatagttgtagtgactgggtgtattgatacaccatctgaAGCGTAATTAATAACCTCACCATGCTCAgagggatatttaatgtctgcttttttaaattttacccatctaccaacaggttcccttctttgcgaggcattggaaaacatcatTGGTCTTTGTcgtttaatctgtgtttgaaattcattgctcgactgaggggacttcacagataattgtatgtttggggtacagagatgaggtagtcattaaaaaatatatgttaaacactattattgcacacagagtgagtccatgcagcatattatgtaacttgttaatcacatttttactcctgaacttatttaggcttgccatatcaaatgggttgaatacttgactcaagacttttcagttttttattaatttgtaaaactgGAAAAACAATTTCAccttgatattatggggtattgtgtgtaggccagtgacacaagcggtgcgttcgtaaattcactctggctatctattcCGATTTCAGAGGACTCTTGTCTAAGTgtaccagagtgcagaataactgatcaatttacgaacgctcaacacccgctGAATATGGCCTGTGttagtaaacgtcggcaaaaaaaaaGTCTAATTaagttgttgccagcagcacagttacagtcaccaatgctctggataaaatgaaaacagcctaaccagctctgctagggcgagtaaaatggtcagagtgaggtgttctctcacttgtgtctggaagtagctaccAAGGTAGCCAACGTTAgaaagttagcttgggtgcttgactgccgttgtgtgGTCGGAACGCTCGGACCAACCCTACTCCTCCGTTAGACCGTTcactgtgcgctctgaacgctccgagagcgaaacgctctgaatttacaaacacacccaaaatataaatttaatccattttaaattcaggctgtaacatttgtttgtgtgaatactttctgaaggcactgtatatggttGTGTGTAAAGCAACTAAAGAGATGTCTTATTCAAGACACTGTTGAACTATGTTACTCTATTCCATTCTGTAACATCTGTTTTTACCTCGCAGAGTGAGGTTCGCATCCTTGGATTACTCTCCGGGGCCTTACCGTGAACACTATGAAGACTACCCGAGGAGTTTTGACCTCCAGACATTCCATGCCCTAGACGTTCTACGCCAGAGCACCAGCGCCTCTCAATGTGCCCCCGAGACGGCTTACCAAGAGGAGTTTGGCCTGCAGTCCCACCTCTACCGTCAGTGCTGCTTCATTCCTAGCTCTGGTCCAGAGTGTTACTTGCGGTTTGCTGATGATTGAGGAAAGGTCAGAATCAGCAAGCCACATGTAACGCCATGGACTAGAGCTACTTCACTACCATCTCTCTTTTCATCTATTGATCTGCTCCTTTAATACATCTGAAGACTGTAACGCAGGGGTAGGCAACACTGTTCCtggattttgttccaactaggcaccacaccggaccaactgagctaattgatcagttcagtgattgcctaaattcaacacacatGGTCTTCCAGGTCGGTTAAATCAAATATCCCTGGGCAAAAAAAATAAACGATTTGGGGAATTTTCACGAAATGTtgacatatatttgacatttgtatctaaaagcataattgagaaataatgaaTAGCCTACCAGGCCTCCTTacgactccataatgtttcatctgtgAGCTACAAAGCAAATATTGGTGTCATATGACGCTTTACCGCTTGCTCTGTATTATGAGTAGTATTTGGATTtcaataaaacatgttttacgTTCATTTATGACTATTGACAAATGTAAACATGAAtattgaaaacattttttttttttttaatatatacttTTTTCTATATATTGTTGAACGTAATATACTCTACGGCCATAGcaaagttccagagtgggatcTCTGCTACTTTTGGAGTTATGATTCAATTTGTAAGCATTTACCAACAGACTGAATGTGAAAATGCTTTTCAAAATGGTCGCCCCCTGCTGGTGATTTGCAGGATGTGCAATGATACAAGTTAAAgtagggctgtgattggttacatTGCCTGCTACGCCAATTTCTCTGTATAAAATGGGCCATTATTTAAAACTAGCAGAGATGCCACTCAGGAACTTTGATATGCCCGTAGAGTATATTATGTTCAAATTTGCAGAACAAGCGATAAAGCTTCATATGTCACCAATGTTTGCTTTGTAGCACATACAAACAtaatggagtcttaaaggaggcctgggtaaGGTCAAAATGTCATAAAGATGCCAACTTTTATTCATTATTTCTCAATTGGGCttttagatacaaatgtcaaatatacactgagtgtacaaaatattattgtcacttgttaaatccacttcaatcagtgtagatgattcGCAGGACACAATTTAAATAAGGATTtctaagcctcgagacaattgagacatggattgtgtatgtgtgccattcagagggtgaatgggcaagacaaatgaTTTAAGTGCCTTCGAACGGGATATGGTAgttggtgccaggcgcaccggtttgggtcaagaactgcaatgctgctggggttttcacactcaacagtttcacatgtgtatcaagaatggtccaccacccaaaggacatccagccaacttgacacaactgtgggaagtcttggagtcaacatgggccagcatccctgtggaacgctttcgacaccttgtagagtccatgccaccacgaattgaggctgttctgagggcaaaaggggggagggtgccactcaatattaggaaggtgttcctaatgtttggtaaactcagtgtatgtcaacaatccttcctaTAAAATACCATTCTATGGATACAATTTTGTGGAAATCCCCCAAATCGTGGTCTTTTCTTATCCTGGTTTAGTGAGGAATCACTTTGCTAACGTGTATGTCTAAAAAATGGAGTAAATCTACTAACTTTAAACTCTAATAATTTATAAAGGCCTAACACAGCATAAGAAGTATATGTTGTTACATGTGAAATGATGTGtttaatatgtgttatttcagctCCGGATAACACTAAGTTTACCCTGTACTCTCACCCTGGGCCTATGCAGCGGTTGGAGACAGGGAGTGAAGAGGAACATTTCACAACATCATGGCAATCAAACTGAACTCCATCCATTAAAAGTAACCAATGAAAATGGTGCATTGCATGCATTTTTGTTTGAATGACTGGTTGTAAAATCTTGCATTGCAATCATATATACGACTGTAGAAGCATTTCATCTCAAATAATGCTAATATATAATGTgtttattatatatacagtaccagtcaaagtttggacacatccactcattcaaaggtttttctttattttgactattttcgacattgttgaataatggtgaagacatcacaacacatatggaatcatgtagtaactaaaaaagcaccaagagtgtgcaaagctgtcatcaaggcaaagggtggctactttgaagaatctaaaatcgaaaatatattttgatttgtttaacacttttttggctactacatgattccatatgtgttatttcaaacttaactggtactgtatatttctatGAAAGTCCATTGGCACAAAAAGTGTAATTAAATCCAAAAATCTCAGCAaatattaatcaaatcaaatcaatccttatttatttatatagcacatttcagacatggaagcAGCATAATGTGCTTCACAGGGAAAAAAAacataaattaaataaatataaatgcaAACAGAAATATTTACTAAACAACAAACAGAGGATAAAAAACTAAGGAATATCAATAAAAAACAAAAAGACTAAAAAGCACCTTAAGGAAAAGCAGAGCCAAAAAGATGTGTTTTAAGATCCATTTTAAATAGGTCCACAGTTTCGTTCCCTTCAGGTTCTCTGGCacgctattccagaggctgggggcaaaGTAACTAAAgtctgcctctccatgcctcttggtcctaggctttgtgatagttaaaaggccagtacCAGAGGACCCGAAGGACCTACTGAGTACATAGCTGGCATGTCTGGCATGTATTGGGTTGcacaatcgtggattgatttCAAAACCAAAAGAATAATCTTAAAATTAATTATAAAAACttacaggcagccagtgcagagactttAAACcaggtgtaatgtgtgctctctgtctggtcttggtcagtacccgcgCTGCACCAtcctgtatgttttgcagttgaccaatggctttcttgggtagaccagacaggagagcattacagtagtcaagcttACTTGtgataaaagcatggatgagtctctctgtatcagcctgagagaaaCGGCCGTACCTTGGCAATGTTCatcaggtggtaaaaagctattttggtcacattcctaatgtgtgattcgaaattgagttcagaatctaaaatgacACCTAGGgtttttacctggtgttttatctttattgcccgtGAATTAAAATGTGCAGCCAgagtctctctctgtgctttgacTCCAACAGTAAGCACCCcggtcttgtcttgatttagctggaggaagttctagccatccaagtatttaaatcgcaaatacagtctaataatttatcCGTGGAGCTAACATTCTCTAGTGACATAGAAATGTAAAAATGTgtagcagtgaaaatcaatgctgtgctttctgataacgctgccaaggggtaacatatataaactgaacagtaatGGACCCAAAATCGAACCTTGAGGAACAACATCTACAATAGAGGATAtgtcagtagaaagccccttggtaatgaCCAGGTCCTGAGTATGGCtccggttatgggtgggcccagtaacaTGTTGGATAAAGTCCAAAGAGCTTAAAAGATGAATAAAACCAATGGCTTTGGAATCAGTCTCTTTGTCAACATGAAAATGAAAATCGCCCAACACAATGATTTTATCATAGTTCTCAAGGACATTAGACAATAGTTCAGAGAAATCCGTAAAGAAAGTGGGGCAGTGCTTTGGTTGCCTACACAGGGTTATAGCCATTAAAACCTCTTAGATGTAAAGTCCCCTGTTTAGGGGACCTGCATGGTTCCGGTACCGGTTACGACCAACATTTTTGCTTATAGATCGATCTTTGTACGCCGTAGATTGAAATGGCTTGCCTCTCCATGCTTCTTCTGAGCCCGTGTGACGTAGGAtgggaaatcaaatcaaactttatttgtcacatgcgccgaatacaacaagtgtagatcttaccgtgaaatgcttacttgcaagcccttaatcaacagtgcagttcaagaaagagttaagaaaatatttaccaaataaactaaagtaaaacataataaaaagtaacacaataaaataacaataacgaggctatatacagggggtaccggtaccgagtcaatgtgcgggggtacaggttagtcgagctaatttgtacatgtaggcaggggtgaagtgggggggtgtcaatgtaaatagtccggtgaccattttgattaattgttcagcagtctcatggcttgggggtagctgttaaggagccttttggtcctagacttggcgatccggttccacttgctgtgcggtagcagagaaaacagtctatgacttgggtgactggggtctttgacaatttttggggctttcttctgacactgcctagtatataggtcctggatagcaggaagcttggccccagtgatgtactgggccgtaatcACTACCCACTGTattgccttacggtcagatgccgagcagttgccataccaggcggtgatgcaaccggtcaggatgctctcgatggtgcaactgtagaacgttttgaggatctgaggacccatgccaaatcttttcagtctcctgaggaggaaaatATGTTGTTGTgcgctcttcacgactgtcttggtgtgtttggaccatgatagttcgttggtgatgtgaacacctgtagtccacgatcagctcctatgtcttgctcacattgagggagaggttgttgtcctggcaccacactgccaggtctctgacccactccctataggctgtctcatcgttgtcggtgatcaggcctacctaccactgttgtgtcgtcagcaaacttaatgatggtgttggagccgtgtttggccacgcagtcgtgggtgaactgcgagtacagtaggggactaagtacacacctctcaggggccccagtgttgaggattagcgttcGCAGAtgggttgttgcctacccttaccacctgggggcggcccgtccggatgtccaggatccagttgcagagagaggtgtttagtctcagggtccttagcttagtgatgagctttgtgggcactatggtgttgaacgctgagctgtagtcaatgaacagcattctcacataggtgttccttttgtccaggtaggaaagagcagtgtggagtgcgattgagattgagtcatctgtggatctgttgtggcggtatgcaaattggagtgggtctagtgtatccgggaggatgctgttgatgtgagccatgaccagcctttcaaagcacttcatggctactgacgtgagtgccacggggtggtaatcatttaggcaggttactttcgcttccttgggcacagggactatggtggtctgcttgaaacatgtaggtattacagactcggtcagagagaggttgaaaatatcagtgaagacacttgccagttggtccgctcatgctttgagtacacgtcctggtaatccgtctggccccgcggctttgtgaatgttgacctgtttaaaggtcttgctctaatcggctaccgagagcattatcacagAGTCATTCAGAACAGTtgttgctctcatgcatgcttcagtgttgcttgcctcgaaacgagcataaaaggcatttagctcgtctggtaggctcgcgtcactggccagctcgtgtctgggttttacagtttttaatgtccagttggtaggataatcttgatcgtagatcattctttttattttccaatgattgcacgttggccaatagaatggaTGGCAGTGGGGGTTACTCActcacctacgaattctcagaaggcagcccgacctccgccccctttttctctgtcttttcttcacgcaaatgacagggatttgggcccttTCCGAGAAGCAGAATATCCTTCACATCGTACTCGTTAAAGAAAATGTTttcttccagttcgaggtgaataatcgctgttctgatgtccagaagttcctTTCGGTCACAAGagaaggtagcagcaacattttgtacaaaataagttcaaaaatatgttacaaacaacgcaaaaaaactaaatagcacagttggttttGAGCACGTAAAtgtcagccatcccctccggtgcCATTCCATTCGGAAACCACTTCTAATCTGAAACCACTTCTAATCTGAAACCACTTCTAATCTgaaaccacttgaagctgggatgtccctcctaccatttaATTCGCTCTTCTGACTGTCCACTGGCTGAACCCTACTGTATATCACAGCCACTGACAAAGCACATGCCTGCCATACTTACATCATAGCACAGCAGGAGAGCGTGGTTTAATCactgtaggacattcagagattcaTTTATAGCCATAAATCTAAAACCCTTTCTGTTTGTCATAGATGGACAAGattaatatgagatgaaaggTTCGTGAATCCAAGCTAGAGCTCTGTGAGACGTTCACAGTGATGGGGGCAGATGTTTTGATCAAGAGAGctttagaaaatatgcacattttctctaacactaaacatacaaatacgTATTTTACACTTTTAAGGAAGGTGGAATTTTATAGTTAATTATTTAAGAATTTGATTATACTGTATTTAGAAAGCATTTAAGTCATTTCATGCCTTATtcagttttgttgaataggaaatacatcaTATAGGAAATACATCATATAGGAAATACATCATATAGGAAATACATCATATCAAATCTTTCAGATTTTATATTtgtatcatatttgtactgtgtatttgagcttgtgtcctcaaagtgactacacctcagcaattaAATTATTTTTACCAGAAAAGTGAGATTTTAACCGTTGttggagtatgcagcattactagttattgtttatggccctcttatgataaataattaatttgcgGGATTATGTAGATTGCATTTTTTAAACAGTATAGCATGATACTCAAAAGACTCAAAGTCGCCAAAGAAATGTCCTTACAGCTGAGAACATTAGTAAAAATAGAGGCTGTCTCCCCACCCTTTTCCCCTTTTCTGATAGAGTATGAAAAGCTGTAGTCCGGGGGGAGGCTTCAATAATAGTGGCACTACAATCTGAAGACAAACATGTTTCAGTGGGAAACAGGCAATGAACTTTGCACTCAGTAATGAGGCCATTCACGAGAATGGTTTTCCAGTGATTGCTCTAACATTTAAAAGTGCCATATTCAATGTGTGGGCCACTCTGGGGCATCAGTCTCGAggtaaccaatggaataacaaatACATGAATAATGTTACAACCACGTTTTCTGAAAGTCTCCAATCTATCAGAATGGTAGGAGATGACAGTTTTTATAAACTCAGTAGAAGGCGGATTTAGAGGAACATCATTTAGTTTACTCACAAAAACCATAGAGACATTTCTACGGGAG from Salvelinus alpinus chromosome 2, SLU_Salpinus.1, whole genome shotgun sequence carries:
- the LOC139551168 gene encoding protein SPMIP3-like, with amino-acid sequence MAGSGAALRLHEFKEYQERRDSGSFKRQPEATLRVPRQGKDVRGLYPGQLGRIHVVHSQDHRVRFASLDYSPGPYREHYEDYPRSFDLQTFHALDVLRQSTSASQCAPETAYQEEFGLQSHLYPPDNTKFTLYSHPGPMQRLETGSEEEHFTTSWQSN